The genomic window CGGAAATTTTGCGGACCAAAGGTTATATCACACTTCAAGACGGTAGAGCATTTGTTCTGCAAGGAGTGGCTGATCTTTTTGAATTGAAAGAGATCGATAGGGCGCTCGATCATGAGATGGCGGGGAAGATTGTTTTCATAGGGAAAGGAGTTGGAGAAGATTTGAATAGAGAGTTACAAGAATGGGTTGGCATATAAAGTAGGCCTGTGATATGCATCCTGTGTACCATCATGAGCTTATCATCGGAGCAACTTTGTCTTCGTTAATGACTTATCACAAAATTATCCAGAAGTCTGCTACAGAACAAGATCTGATCGTGTTTTCTTATAAATATAAACGTCATACATCATTGCCAGTCCTGCCACCAGACGCTCCTTGCTATAGTCTTCAACTCGATATTCGTCTTCCAGACATGGCGGCTTGCTTGGCTGGGATATCTGCTCAAAGGGCTTTCAAGCCGATACATCTACGTAAGATAGCTTTAAAAATCCTAGGAAGAAGTCGCTTTAGTAGTCAATCGCGTGGGCCAGCAccctctttctttttcttcctgTTCTTCTTTCTAAATCACCATTTACATCACCGTTATCTGTCAAAGTAATAACCATGACTTGTTTTCGCATACTATGACAACCATATTTGCTTCCATCTCTGCTTCATCCAACGTCACGAACAACGCCACAAATGGGGCTGTGATTTAAAAATGATAGGTTTCATGTCCATAGAACACTAGAATGAGGTCATTAGCTATGCATACACCCAAGGAGATGTAAACTTGCAAAGGATACAAACCTCCATCTATTCTGCTGGactctcctttttttcttccttctttttcttcttttcccccggcttcttcttccgctTAACCTTCACAACTTGTACCTCTGGCACGCTGGCAACAGGCACATCCTCCCCACCATTCCTCTCGATGCTTACTTGTGATGTTTCACCTGAAAggccttcttcttcatccagCTTATACTCCTCGAAATGGCTACTACTTCTTGAAATGGGCTTGCTCAGAGAGCCCGATGTGGAAAGATCCACAGCAGCCAAACCAGTAGTGGAATTCATTCGTGACGCGGATTGGCGCAGGCGGGAAGGCGGTGTTGGAATTTGGGAAGCGAAGACGCCCTCGGGAAGTTCGCCTGTGCGGTCAAACTCGGGCGGGgctttcttcttctgtttCAGCTTAGATTTTGACCGAGATGATGGATCTGAAATATCGGTTTGAAAGGTACTGTGTCAGTCCTAACAAGTACGACGTATATAAGCCACTTACCTGGCAGCTCAGAATCGTCAAGCTTGACAATCGGGATGTTATCCACgtcctcatcctctttgTCATAGAGATAATATGGATCATCTTTATGTTTTGCCCGTCTCGCTGCCTTCCGCTACCAGACATCATGAGCAGTGTACCCTGATCCATACGATTCGGGCTTACCCTCATTTTTTCAACTTTATCCTCGCCTTCTtcgcccttctttcccttcttcttctttctaCCCTCTCTCATTACCCTCCTTAGCTCTTCCATCccttctccaccacctTCTCCCAGATCCAAcccatccttctctctttcttcctcgcTTTCATCAACTTCTTCAATGTCCTCCGGCCACCCACCGCCTGGAACAAGGTCGGTATCTAGATCAAGTCCATCTGGTACAGGGATTGATGATTGCGCATAGGAAGCGACTGCATTTAGAGGATGGGATGTGGATAGGGGTGGGAAGATGTAGAGTGACTTCGGGTATGGTGGCTCGTCCTGATTGGTTTGCTTTGCTTCGGCCTCAAACCCTCCCTCCAGCTCAGGGATAGAAGATTCACTATCCCTGCGTATCATACTTTGAGGTGGAACATGGTGTTCAAGATCTGCTTTGACGAATCCTAGTAAACCTTTGATTTCGCCAATTCGTTCGAGAACTTCCATATCTCCCTTTGCATCTCGCTCAACTTCAGCCAGACCTCTGTCAATGCTCGCTACCAGGGCCTTAATTTCTTCAAACTTATCTCCAGACCAGGAAGAGGCAGCGATTGTGCAGTAATAACCGAAGATCTTGGCGACTGCTTGTACAGAAAGGGAAGTGATAGTGGTCGAGGTTGAGGGCGAGAGGAGGTTGGAAATGACAGAGAGAGGTGATGAGAGCTCCGAAGGGTACTCGCCGCAGACCCAGACGGCAGCTTCAATCAAGCCGTCGGCACTTTCGTTGTCGTCCCCTATCTTCTCTCTCAAGTCGTCATCTCTCAGTACCTTTTCCAAGACAGACACAGCATAGTTTCGAACACTCTTCACTCTCGCAACCACATCCAAAACCATTTTCTTAATATCCTGACCAACGTCCACTCTTGCGACATATGCTATGTCCACCAACACACTGAGGACCCATTCAAAATCCGTTACGTTGGCGTAAGTATCCTGGGAAATGATAGCTAGTAAGCGAgtggagagaagatgacgGTAAGCGGGTGAGAGAGACGGTGGGGTGTTACTGGACGTCCCAGACGAGGAAGCGATAGCTGCCAGGGATGCAGCGGCTGATGACAGTACAGGGGGGGAAGGTGCAAGGTGAGACAAAAGTGTATCTGCAATAGTTTGGAGGTTATTGGGATCGAC from Cryptococcus gattii WM276 chromosome E, complete sequence includes these protein-coding regions:
- a CDS encoding Delta adaptin-like subunit of the clathrin associated protein complex (AP-3), putative; Apl5p (Similar to TIGR gene model, INSD accession AAW43518.1) is translated as MFERTLQDLIRGLRSHKGASKAQEDAFIAEAMTEIRDELKGKDMALKAEAIIKMCYLMMLYPIAPPAGFAFHVVEVMSSPRYHLKQLGYLAAPMAFSGDTEETVLTVNGIKKDLLSPHVPLPPLPLTALPHLLSLSPSLSTSLHPDILHLLTHSSPRIRKRAVLCLLPCWEAFPEGLREGFSRLRERLQDEDQGVVGATVGVVMELARRQGGKNYLPLAPELFGILTGSSNNWMLIKVVKLFAILTPLEPRLVRKLLPPITTLISNTSAISLLYECVRTCIVGGMLDPDRQEADALARVCVEKLGGYLKDEGGDQNPMVKIIPTHPHLVAEYQDEVLQSLDDPDVSIRMRALELATNMVDPNNLQTIADTLLSHLAPSPPVLSSAAASLAAIASSSGTSSNTPPSLSPAYRHLLSTRLLAIISQDTYANVTDFEWVLSVLVDIAYVARVDVGQDIKKMVLDVVARVKSVRNYAVSVLEKVLRDDDLREKIGDDNESADGLIEAAVWVCGEYPSELSSPLSVISNLLSPSTSTTITSLSVQAVAKIFGYYCTIAASSWSGDKFEEIKALVASIDRGLAEVERDAKGDMEVLERIGEIKGLLGFVKADLEHHVPPQSMIRRDSESSIPELEGGFEAEAKQTNQDEPPYPKSLYIFPPLSTSHPLNAVASYAQSSIPVPDGLDLDTDLVPGGGWPEDIEEVDESEEEREKDGLDLGEGGGEGMEELRRVMREGRKKKKGKKGEEGEDKVEKMRRKAARRAKHKDDPYYLYDKEDEDVDNIPIVKLDDSELPDPSSRSKSKLKQKKKAPPEFDRTGELPEGVFASQIPTPPSRLRQSASRMNSTTGLAAVDLSTSGSLSKPISRSSSHFEEYKLDEEEGLSGETSQVSIERNGGEDVPVASVPEVQVVKVKRKKKPGEKKKKKEEKKESPAE